From one Bombus huntii isolate Logan2020A chromosome 17, iyBomHunt1.1, whole genome shotgun sequence genomic stretch:
- the LOC126875142 gene encoding dynein beta chain, ciliary-like, which translates to MEQCSENPHDDYRLFISAEPSPDPHESIIPQVINNCSLNCTQGILESAIKITNEPPSGIQANIHKALDNFTQETLESCSKETEFKAILFALCYYHAVLAERRKFGAQGWNRSYPFNFGDLTISVSVLFNYLENSIKVPWEDLRYLFGEIMYGGHITDDWDRRLCKTYLVEYLKTELVEGELYLAPDFLVPPNSDYDAYHQYVDNYLPAESPVLYGLHPNAEIGFLTQTVENLFKTLLGILTRTASDTTSGDISKEDKIKGQIEDLLDKLPEEFNMLELYSKVEDRTPFVTVALQECERMNLLCEELRRSLQELELGLKGELTINAEMEDLQNYIMMDAVPPSWTKRAYPSELGLNSWFTDMLYRINELSNWTADFNVNIYLFLTIIVTFFIV; encoded by the exons ATGGAACAGTGCTCGGAGAATCCACATGATGATTATCGATTGTTCATTAGTGCGGAACCCAGTCCTGATCCTCATGAATCGATAATACCTCAGGTAATAAACAATt GTTCGTTAAATTGTACACAGGGTATACTAGAATCAGCCATAAAGATCACGAACGAACCACCATCTGGAATTCAAGCGAACATCCACAAAGCGTTGGATAACTTTACCCAGGAAACTTTGGAGTCCTGCAGCAAGGAAACCGAATTCAAAGCAATATTATTTGCACTTTGTTATTATCACGCTGTACTTGCAGAACGTAGAAAATTTGGGGCGCAAGGATGGAATAGG TCCTACCCATTCAACTTCGGTGATCTAACAATCAGCGTAtctgtattatttaattacctGGAAAATAGTATCAAAGTACCTTGGGAGGATCTTCGTTACTTATTTGGAGAAATAATGTATGGAGGACACATAACCGATGATTGGGATAGAAGACTATGCAAGACATATTTAgtagaatatttgaaaacgGAATTAGTTGAAG GTGAACTATACCTTGCACCAGATTTTTTGGTACCACCAAATAGTGATTACGATGCATATCATCAGTACGTCGATAACTACCTACCTGCTGAAAGTCCTGTTCTGTATGGACTTCATCCCAATGCAGAAAttg GGTTTTTAACACAAACTGtggaaaatttgtttaaaacgTTATTGGGTATACTAACAAGAACTGCCAGCGATACAACAAGCGGAGATATTTCAAAAGAAGACAAAATAAAAGGACAAATAGAAGACTTATTGGACAAACTACCAGAAGAATTTAATATGTTAGAACTTTACAGCAAG GTGGAAGATCGTACACCATTTGTCACAGTTGCTTTACAAGAGTGCGAACGAATGAATCTACTGTGTGAAGAACTTAGAAGATCCCTGCAAGAATTAGAGTTAGGCTTAAAA gGAGAATTAACTATTAATGCTGAGATGGAAGAtctacaaaattatataatgatgGATGCTGTTCCGCCGTCTTGGACAAAAAGAGCTTACCCTTCAGAATTAGGATTAAACAGTTGGTTCACGGATATGTTGTATCGAATAAATGAATTATCTAATTGGACTGCTGATTTTAACGTAAACATTTACTTATTTCTTACTATTATTGTaactttttttattgtataa